The nucleotide sequence AAGTGGTCACCCTCCAGGCGAACGCGGCGCAGGATCTGCTCGTCACCCTCCTCACGGGTGGTGGCGCGCAGCTCAACGTACTTCTGCATGGGGGTACGAATCACTTTGGGCGCCAGCACCTCCTCCACCTGGAAGATGCCGCCGGAGTTGTTCATGGTGACGCTGATAAGCACCGGCTTGCTCTTGCCCCGCTCGATCACGACCTGATCCACCGCAAGCGCGCTGATGGAGTGGATATCCACGCTGCCAAGCGCAAAGGCTTTGCGGCCGCGCCCCTTGGTGATATCGGTTCCGTCCGCGACCGCCGTGATGCCGCCTTCCAGCGTGAGGGGCGGCGGGTTGAGGTCATGGCAGTCGATGGCACCCAGGATAAAGGAACGGACCTTGGTGCGCTTCAAGGGATCGGGGTACAGCGGGCCCAGAATCCGGTCGAGGATCGGCAGGGCGAGGGTCACCCCAAACTGCTCGTGGCCCACCCGGTGAATCTGGTTGCCGATGTCGTGCAGCATGGTCCCCAAAATCACCGCCAGGAACACGTCATCTGCGTCACCCACCCCG is from Deinococcus sp. YIM 77859 and encodes:
- a CDS encoding phosphohydrolase yields the protein MSEELPQAPSLGTGESKFTLSVADGHVQEVEGRRPETEVATPLLEVPSRRMVEFTTPRSKLIEEAHRAIQADLANAPRALAAYEALRTDPEALACWDMANYVTMRKLGYNDHGRVHAFITGAASLAITELLLEAGVKPDIMESGVGDADDVFLAVILGTMLHDIGNQIHRVGHEQFGVTLALPILDRILGPLYPDPLKRTKVRSFILGAIDCHDLNPPPLTLEGGITAVADGTDITKGRGRKAFALGSVDIHSISALAVDQVVIERGKSKPVLISVTMNNSGGIFQVEEVLAPKVIRTPMQKYVELRATTREEGDEQILRRVRLEGDHFVMDLEGGERVVAEVQDTQKQVAQTVAQNLGVGTERR